Proteins from one Prevotella sp. E2-28 genomic window:
- a CDS encoding aminoacyl-histidine dipeptidase: MSDIKNLKPECIWRNFYKLTQVPRPSGHLEKIQQFLLDFGKEAGVETFKDPAGNIVMRKPATSGYENKKGVILQAHMDMVPQKTPESTHNFETDPIQPWIDGEWVKAKGTTLGADNGLGVAAIMAIMEDKTLKHGPIDALITADEETGMYGANDLPEGELQGDILMNLDSEHWGKFVIGSAGGIDITATLDYKEVETDAEDAAVRLTVKNLRGGHSGLEIHEGRGNANKLMVQMVREAIEELDARLAVWHGGNMRNAIPFKAETILTLPKENIAAMKELAEDWKETFNDEFKLIEPQGIEVIVEEVETPKTEIPVEIQDNIVDAIYACYDGVIRFIPAYPNVVETSSNLAIIDIEGGKASIKILARSSREDMKDYVVKTLESCFSMAGMKVETAGSYGGWDPNPDSEILHLLLKEYKELFGEDGIIQVDHAGLECSVILGKYPWLDVVSLGPTMKSPHTTTERALIATVEPFWTLLKKTLEDVPEKR, from the coding sequence ATGAGTGACATCAAAAATCTGAAGCCGGAATGCATCTGGCGTAATTTCTACAAGTTGACACAAGTACCACGTCCAAGCGGACATCTGGAAAAGATACAGCAATTCCTGCTTGACTTTGGCAAAGAGGCTGGCGTAGAGACTTTTAAGGATCCTGCTGGCAATATTGTGATGCGTAAGCCTGCTACTTCTGGCTACGAGAATAAAAAAGGCGTAATCCTGCAGGCTCACATGGACATGGTGCCTCAGAAGACTCCTGAGTCAACCCACAACTTCGAGACCGACCCCATCCAGCCTTGGATTGACGGAGAATGGGTGAAGGCAAAAGGTACTACACTGGGTGCCGATAACGGTCTGGGTGTAGCTGCCATCATGGCTATCATGGAGGATAAGACCCTGAAACACGGTCCTATCGATGCACTTATCACTGCTGATGAAGAGACGGGCATGTATGGTGCCAACGACCTGCCTGAGGGCGAGCTGCAGGGCGACATCCTGATGAACCTGGACTCAGAGCACTGGGGTAAGTTTGTCATCGGAAGTGCCGGTGGTATTGACATCACCGCAACACTGGATTATAAGGAGGTGGAGACGGATGCCGAGGATGCTGCTGTGCGTCTGACAGTGAAGAACTTGCGCGGTGGACACTCTGGACTGGAGATTCACGAGGGTCGCGGCAATGCCAACAAGCTGATGGTGCAGATGGTACGCGAGGCCATCGAGGAGCTGGATGCTCGCTTGGCTGTATGGCATGGCGGAAATATGCGTAACGCTATCCCCTTCAAGGCTGAGACCATCCTCACCCTGCCTAAGGAGAACATCGCTGCGATGAAGGAGCTGGCCGAGGACTGGAAAGAGACCTTCAATGACGAGTTCAAGCTCATTGAGCCTCAAGGCATCGAGGTTATCGTTGAAGAGGTGGAGACACCCAAGACGGAGATTCCCGTGGAGATTCAAGACAACATCGTAGATGCTATCTACGCTTGTTACGACGGTGTGATTCGCTTTATCCCCGCCTACCCCAACGTGGTAGAGACCTCAAGCAACCTCGCCATCATCGACATCGAAGGTGGTAAGGCCAGCATCAAGATTCTGGCTCGCTCAAGCCGCGAAGATATGAAGGACTACGTGGTGAAGACCCTTGAGAGCTGCTTCTCTATGGCAGGCATGAAGGTGGAAACGGCAGGTTCATACGGCGGATGGGATCCCAATCCTGATTCAGAGATTCTGCACCTGCTGCTGAAGGAGTACAAGGAACTCTTTGGCGAGGACGGCATCATCCAGGTAGATCATGCCGGACTGGAGTGCTCAGTCATCCTAGGCAAATATCCTTGGCTCGATGTTGTCAGCCTCGGTCCTACGATGAAGTCACCTCACACCACAACAGAGCGTGCACTCATCGCTACAGTAGAACCTTTCTGGACGCTGCTGAAGAAGACACTCGAGGACGTACCTGAGAAAAGGTAA
- a CDS encoding lysylphosphatidylglycerol synthase transmembrane domain-containing protein, translating to MKILQNIAKVLLPLVLGGAILYWMYRGEDWQSIKHVMWEEMNWTWMLLSFPFGILAQVFRGWRWQQTLEPLGEKTRSSVAVNSIFLSYAVSLIIPRMGEFTRCGVLKRWEGTSFAKALGTVVTERAVDTLIVMLYSGIILLFGMSTFGTFFKQTGTSFENIVSGFSLTGWIVTAICGAAVMLLLHLLLKNLSIYNKVRMTLHGIWEGVLSLKDVKNLPLYLFLSVGIWVMYFLHYYLTFFCFDFTENLGLGCALISFVVANFAVIVPTPNGAGPWHFAIKTMLILYGVMDHQALVFVLIVHTVQTMLVILLGMYAWLRLSFLSKRQSNAFKDTVTK from the coding sequence ATGAAGATTCTTCAGAACATAGCCAAGGTTTTATTGCCACTCGTACTGGGTGGTGCTATCCTGTATTGGATGTACAGAGGAGAGGACTGGCAGAGCATTAAGCACGTGATGTGGGAAGAGATGAACTGGACGTGGATGCTGCTGTCTTTTCCCTTTGGCATACTGGCGCAGGTGTTCCGTGGCTGGCGCTGGCAGCAGACGCTGGAGCCGCTGGGCGAGAAGACACGCTCGTCGGTAGCTGTCAACTCTATTTTCCTAAGCTATGCCGTGTCTCTGATTATCCCCCGCATGGGCGAGTTCACGCGTTGCGGCGTATTGAAGCGCTGGGAGGGCACCTCGTTTGCAAAGGCACTGGGCACGGTAGTTACGGAGAGAGCCGTTGACACGCTCATCGTGATGCTTTATTCAGGCATCATCCTGCTGTTTGGCATGAGCACCTTCGGCACGTTCTTCAAGCAGACAGGCACATCATTTGAGAACATCGTAAGCGGATTCTCGCTGACAGGATGGATAGTGACGGCCATCTGTGGCGCTGCCGTGATGCTGTTGCTACACTTGCTGCTGAAGAACCTCAGCATATATAATAAGGTGCGGATGACGCTGCACGGCATCTGGGAGGGTGTGCTCTCGCTGAAGGACGTGAAGAACCTGCCGCTTTACCTGTTCCTGTCGGTAGGTATCTGGGTGATGTATTTCCTGCATTACTACCTGACGTTCTTCTGCTTTGACTTCACGGAGAACCTAGGACTGGGCTGTGCGCTGATTTCATTTGTGGTAGCCAACTTTGCCGTTATCGTACCTACGCCTAACGGAGCTGGTCCCTGGCATTTCGCCATCAAGACGATGCTGATACTTTATGGTGTGATGGACCATCAGGCGCTCGTATTCGTACTCATAGTACATACGGTGCAGACCATGCTCGTCATCCTGCTGGGCATGTATGCATGGCTGAGGTTGTCGTTTTTGTCGAAAAGACAGAGTAACGCTTTTAAAGACACAGTAACAAAATAA
- a CDS encoding helix-turn-helix domain-containing protein, which translates to MKHRIYIILLCAVLTMMAACTHCSEKNDDESSEAMADYQRALAYDQGWQMKLAEHYYRKAYQGFAQEPAQDWYHYTDAGYRWACLRFRRGDTEGALNTITELLALAKGNKEFPKRIESALLMLMSEVQLQLHQYDEAKRTGQEAYKTIEQDTDNGKRRGWDMAWACMCISDIYQASEDYKGALAWLDRCAQGLARAEQQHNDSLVIEEWKGHVALKRALYLLKTGHANEAQTTYAAIPRSRLMEPIGYTEAANYLMAAGRYDEAAGWYERIDSTYLATDGAKMTFDNIATRLSPRYTAYRKAGRNADAQVLADSVSAAIDSALAWQKQNDAAELAIIYQTQEKELALNEAKSETRIHRILLGAAILVILLIGYLFWRARKYNKVLLEKNRRLLAEIEKCEHEEQQTIKLLKAEPEDVLTAEQQLFCRICDLMDGPGHIYTDTGMDRKRLAQLLGTNEHYVSDAISACADGKSVNIFLNDYRLRYAAHLLATTNDSVALIAESSGFSRSSFYRIFCDAYGMSPSDYRKVAKK; encoded by the coding sequence ATGAAGCATCGAATATACATCATATTATTATGCGCCGTGCTGACCATGATGGCAGCCTGCACTCATTGCAGCGAAAAGAATGACGATGAGAGCAGCGAGGCAATGGCCGACTATCAGCGCGCACTTGCCTACGACCAAGGGTGGCAGATGAAGTTGGCCGAGCATTACTACAGGAAGGCTTATCAAGGTTTCGCACAAGAACCTGCACAAGATTGGTATCACTACACCGATGCGGGTTATCGCTGGGCCTGCCTGCGCTTCAGACGGGGCGACACCGAGGGGGCACTGAATACCATCACCGAACTGCTGGCCTTAGCAAAGGGAAACAAGGAATTTCCAAAAAGAATAGAGTCTGCCTTGCTGATGCTCATGTCTGAAGTTCAGTTGCAACTGCATCAGTACGACGAGGCAAAACGCACGGGACAGGAAGCCTACAAGACAATAGAGCAAGATACCGACAATGGGAAACGAAGAGGATGGGATATGGCCTGGGCTTGTATGTGCATATCCGATATTTACCAGGCATCAGAAGATTATAAAGGCGCATTAGCATGGCTTGACCGTTGCGCGCAAGGGCTTGCCCGCGCCGAGCAACAGCATAATGACTCGCTGGTGATTGAGGAATGGAAAGGCCATGTTGCCCTGAAACGGGCATTGTATCTATTAAAAACGGGTCACGCTAACGAAGCCCAAACCACTTATGCCGCCATCCCCCGTAGCCGTCTGATGGAGCCCATAGGCTACACCGAGGCGGCCAACTACCTGATGGCGGCTGGTCGTTACGACGAGGCTGCTGGATGGTATGAACGCATCGACAGCACCTATCTGGCTACCGACGGCGCCAAGATGACTTTCGACAATATCGCAACCCGCCTCTCTCCCCGCTACACGGCCTACCGGAAGGCTGGGCGCAATGCCGATGCACAGGTACTTGCCGACAGTGTCAGCGCTGCCATCGACTCTGCTCTCGCCTGGCAGAAGCAAAACGATGCCGCCGAGTTGGCAATCATCTACCAGACACAAGAAAAGGAGCTGGCACTGAACGAGGCAAAAAGCGAAACTCGCATCCATCGTATTCTGCTTGGTGCTGCCATTCTTGTCATTCTGCTCATAGGTTACCTATTCTGGCGTGCGCGAAAATATAATAAGGTATTGCTTGAGAAGAATCGCCGCCTGCTTGCTGAAATTGAAAAGTGCGAACACGAGGAGCAGCAGACCATTAAATTGCTGAAAGCAGAGCCGGAGGATGTACTCACTGCCGAGCAGCAACTCTTCTGTCGTATCTGCGACCTCATGGATGGTCCCGGCCATATCTATACCGATACAGGTATGGATCGTAAACGCCTTGCCCAGCTCCTTGGTACCAATGAGCATTACGTAAGCGATGCTATCAGTGCCTGTGCCGATGGTAAAAGCGTAAACATCTTCCTCAATGACTACCGTCTGCGCTATGCTGCCCATCTGCTGGCAACCACGAATGACTCTGTTGCCCTTATTGCCGAGTCCTCTGGCTTCTCCCGCAGTTCATTCTACCGAATCTTCTGCGATGCCTACGGCATGTCGCCTTCGGATTATAGAAAGGTCGCAAAAAAATAA
- a CDS encoding VapE domain-containing protein has protein sequence MMNLIMTILEKLGWRSVKAVREKSEKARLSERLGGKNRYEERQQTLLRPIRDMAEFVAENYEFRHNVVRDVYEYRHKGEDGSKSWRMVDRRQLNSINCEVQDDGEIFCLSSFVKQRIESQLAVDDHPIRAYLDRVRGHWDGTTDYVGELVRRINGSEYCDRMVRKWLRAVVMQWLGGDADHANAVMLLLVSSRQGVHKSTFLRALMPPEIADYYTDDFSLSAKGNAYRKMVEFGLVNIDEFDKIPYKKMPELKSMMQTLKPSFIGAYKMNFNQLPRVASFVGTSNELHLLTDRTGSRRFLVLEPEGVIPVENINHDQLYAQLLDEVERQHLPHYFSKEDEAEMERVNRKYYVTNEVEQLFLTYYAVPTDGSQGVYMEGRELIRELTKLSRKTMTGVTLNQFGRYMTRLNVPRVRKHDTDGYMVRVKN, from the coding sequence ATGATGAATCTGATTATGACAATTTTGGAAAAGTTGGGATGGCGTTCGGTGAAGGCTGTCCGGGAAAAGAGTGAGAAGGCTCGGCTGAGTGAAAGATTGGGTGGGAAGAATCGCTATGAAGAGCGGCAACAGACGTTGTTGAGGCCTATTCGTGACATGGCGGAATTCGTGGCGGAGAATTATGAGTTTCGCCATAATGTGGTGCGTGATGTCTATGAGTATCGGCATAAGGGTGAGGATGGTAGCAAGTCGTGGCGGATGGTGGATCGCAGGCAGCTGAACTCCATCAACTGTGAGGTGCAGGATGATGGCGAGATTTTTTGCCTGTCGAGCTTTGTGAAGCAGCGCATAGAGAGTCAGTTGGCGGTGGATGATCATCCTATACGTGCTTATCTGGACCGGGTGCGTGGGCATTGGGACGGCACAACGGATTATGTGGGTGAGCTGGTACGTCGCATCAATGGTTCTGAATATTGTGACAGGATGGTGCGAAAGTGGCTTCGTGCCGTGGTGATGCAGTGGCTGGGCGGAGATGCCGACCATGCTAATGCGGTGATGCTCCTGTTGGTGAGCAGTAGGCAGGGTGTGCACAAGAGTACGTTTCTGCGTGCGCTGATGCCACCAGAGATTGCCGACTACTACACGGATGATTTCTCGCTGTCGGCAAAGGGTAATGCTTATAGGAAAATGGTGGAGTTTGGCTTGGTGAATATCGATGAGTTCGATAAGATTCCGTATAAGAAGATGCCTGAACTGAAGTCTATGATGCAGACGCTGAAGCCCAGTTTTATTGGTGCTTACAAGATGAACTTCAATCAGTTGCCTCGTGTGGCTTCGTTTGTGGGTACCAGTAATGAGCTTCATTTGCTGACCGACCGTACAGGGTCGCGCCGGTTCCTGGTGCTGGAACCTGAGGGCGTCATCCCTGTGGAGAACATAAACCACGATCAGCTTTATGCGCAGTTGCTCGATGAGGTAGAGCGTCAGCATCTGCCACATTATTTCTCGAAGGAGGATGAGGCTGAAATGGAGCGGGTGAACCGCAAGTATTATGTGACGAACGAGGTGGAACAGTTGTTTCTGACTTATTACGCCGTGCCAACGGACGGAAGTCAGGGGGTGTATATGGAAGGGCGTGAATTGATTCGTGAGTTAACAAAACTGTCGCGGAAGACGATGACGGGCGTCACGCTTAATCAGTTTGGACGCTATATGACTCGCCTGAACGTGCCGAGGGTGAGAAAACATGATACGGATGGGTATATGGTGAGAGTGAAGAATTGA
- a CDS encoding helix-turn-helix transcriptional regulator produces MAKLNRIRIVLAEHDLNNKWLADKLGKDQATISKWVTNTTQPSLEALIAIANALEVSVQELVRQEEFNQEK; encoded by the coding sequence ATGGCAAAATTAAATCGGATAAGAATCGTTCTAGCAGAACACGACCTAAACAACAAGTGGTTGGCAGATAAGCTTGGAAAGGATCAAGCAACTATATCCAAGTGGGTCACCAATACCACCCAACCCAGCCTTGAAGCTCTCATTGCAATAGCCAATGCGCTTGAAGTGTCTGTACAGGAGTTGGTGAGACAAGAAGAATTTAATCAAGAGAAATAA